The following are encoded together in the Acidobacteriota bacterium genome:
- a CDS encoding ABC transporter permease gives MRAYLIRRLWQGAVAVLGALLIVFVAQRLAGDPVALLLPMDASEEDFAAMREALGLDRPLPVQFVVFLRDAFTGDFGESYQWQAPAMPLLLERLPATLELALAGLVFALLLAVPLGVLSAVYRGRWVDRLAKVLALLGQAMPGFWVGLLLILYLAVRLQWLPAFGREGPLHLVLPAIALGWYPVAAMTRTLRSSMLDILDSDYIRTGRVMGLPERTVIWRYALRNAAVPLATMIGVYFANMLGGAFVIEVVFAWPGVGRAVVDAVFARDFPVVQAGVVLSAVIFVVVNLLVDLSYGLIDPRIRHG, from the coding sequence ATGCGCGCCTACCTGATCCGCCGTCTCTGGCAGGGCGCGGTGGCGGTCCTCGGCGCGCTCCTGATCGTCTTCGTGGCACAGCGCCTGGCCGGCGATCCGGTCGCCCTGCTGCTGCCGATGGACGCCTCGGAGGAGGACTTCGCAGCGATGCGGGAGGCCCTGGGGCTCGACCGGCCGTTGCCGGTCCAGTTCGTCGTCTTCCTGCGCGACGCGTTCACCGGCGACTTCGGCGAGTCCTATCAGTGGCAGGCGCCGGCGATGCCGCTGCTGCTCGAGCGGCTGCCGGCGACGCTCGAGCTGGCGTTGGCCGGGCTCGTCTTCGCGCTTCTCCTGGCCGTGCCCCTGGGTGTGTTGTCGGCGGTCTACCGAGGCCGCTGGGTAGACCGTCTGGCGAAGGTGCTGGCCCTGCTCGGCCAGGCGATGCCGGGCTTCTGGGTCGGCCTCCTGCTCATCCTGTACCTGGCGGTCCGGCTTCAGTGGCTGCCGGCCTTCGGCCGCGAGGGTCCGCTTCACCTCGTCCTGCCGGCGATCGCCCTCGGCTGGTACCCGGTGGCGGCGATGACGCGCACGCTGCGCTCGTCGATGCTCGACATCCTGGACAGCGACTACATCCGCACCGGCCGGGTGATGGGTCTGCCGGAACGGACCGTCATCTGGCGCTACGCGTTGCGCAACGCCGCCGTACCCCTGGCGACGATGATCGGCGTCTACTTCGCGAACATGCTCGGCGGCGCCTTCGTCATCGAGGTCGTGTTCGCCTGGCCGGGGGTCGGGCGGGCAGTGGTCGACGCCGTCTTCGCGCGCGACTTTCCGGTCGTGCAGGCCGGGGTCGTGCTGTCGGCGGTCATCTTCGTCGTCGTGAACCTCCTCGTCGACCTGAGCTACGGGCTGATCGATCCCAGGATCCGGCATGGCTGA
- the rsgA gene encoding ribosome small subunit-dependent GTPase A: MSEAVLDAWGWRSDFADSCRRFVERTASPGRLVPARVVSIARGVYRVVAEEGELSARLLKRARRAVAGGPAVGDWVVVEMSPVPGVDPRIVHVLDRRSRLSRKAAGARTEEQVVAANVDTVFLVMGMDGDFNVRRLERFVAMVTESGAAPVVVLTKADLAADPDAMRARAAEASPGATVVAVSALAKQDLEPLALHLAPGRTVAMLGSSGAGKSTLLNGLSGEEVMRTAPVREGDDRGRHTTTHRRLVQLPGGGLLIDNPGIRELQLWADDESSLEETFDDIEEVALECRFRDCGHGQEPGCAVRAAIRDGSLDPARLRNYHDLREELRRLEQRRDEASRRAEDRRLGAFYKSVQQAKKNRRR; the protein is encoded by the coding sequence ATGAGCGAGGCGGTTCTCGACGCGTGGGGTTGGAGGTCCGACTTCGCCGACTCCTGCCGGCGCTTCGTCGAGCGGACGGCGTCGCCGGGCCGGTTGGTCCCGGCGCGCGTCGTTTCGATAGCGCGTGGCGTCTACCGGGTCGTCGCCGAGGAGGGCGAGCTGTCGGCCCGGCTGTTGAAGCGCGCGCGCCGCGCCGTTGCGGGCGGCCCTGCGGTGGGCGACTGGGTCGTCGTGGAGATGTCGCCCGTTCCAGGCGTCGACCCGCGGATCGTCCATGTGCTCGACCGGCGCAGCCGGCTCTCGCGGAAGGCGGCCGGCGCCCGCACCGAGGAGCAGGTCGTCGCCGCGAACGTCGACACGGTCTTCCTGGTGATGGGCATGGACGGCGACTTCAATGTTCGTCGCCTGGAGCGCTTCGTCGCCATGGTCACGGAGAGTGGCGCCGCACCGGTGGTCGTGCTGACGAAGGCGGACCTCGCCGCCGATCCGGACGCGATGCGGGCGCGGGCAGCGGAAGCGTCGCCGGGAGCGACCGTCGTCGCGGTCAGTGCGCTGGCGAAGCAGGATCTGGAACCGCTCGCGCTCCACCTTGCCCCGGGCCGTACCGTGGCCATGCTCGGCTCCTCGGGCGCGGGCAAGTCGACCCTGCTCAACGGTCTCAGCGGCGAGGAGGTGATGCGCACTGCACCGGTGCGCGAGGGTGACGACCGCGGCCGCCACACGACGACGCACCGGCGCCTCGTCCAGTTGCCCGGCGGCGGGCTTCTGATCGACAACCCGGGAATCCGCGAACTCCAGCTTTGGGCCGACGACGAGAGCAGCCTGGAGGAGACCTTCGACGACATCGAGGAAGTCGCTCTTGAATGCCGCTTCCGGGACTGCGGCCATGGACAGGAGCCCGGCTGCGCCGTTCGGGCGGCGATCCGGGACGGCTCGCTGGACCCGGCGCGGCTACGCAACTACCACGACCTGCGCGAAGAACTGCGCCGGCTCGAGCAGCGCCGCGACGAAGCGTCCCGCCGTGCCGAGGACCGCCGGCTGGGCGCGTTCTACAAGTCGGTCCAGCAGGCGAAGAAGAACCGGCGGCGGTAG
- a CDS encoding ABC transporter permease: protein MAERRVPVVSCLVLGLVLLCAVAGPWFAPHEASEIALAQSMTPPFWRSGGSLDHPLGTDMLGRDILSRIIAGARVSVTVAIYAIALSGGIGAALGISAGYFGGIVDAVISRLIDIQMAIPAIPLAMLFAAVLPPGEGMVITIIVLTYWTWYARIVRGEVLSLRERDFITVARVAGVSSPMILIRHLTPNVLNTLLVLATLQFGSVIVFEAGLSFLGLGIQPPQVSWGGMLADGRNFIEVAWWLITMPGIAIMASCLASNLLGDWLRDTFDPKRRIT from the coding sequence ATGGCTGAGCGGCGGGTGCCCGTTGTCTCCTGCCTGGTCCTCGGCCTCGTCCTGCTGTGCGCGGTGGCGGGACCGTGGTTTGCGCCCCACGAGGCCTCCGAGATCGCGCTCGCTCAGTCGATGACACCGCCGTTCTGGCGGTCCGGCGGCAGCCTCGACCATCCGCTCGGAACGGACATGCTGGGCCGCGACATCCTGAGCCGGATCATCGCCGGCGCCCGCGTTTCGGTGACGGTGGCGATCTACGCCATCGCCCTCTCCGGCGGCATCGGCGCCGCGCTCGGGATCTCGGCGGGTTACTTCGGCGGGATCGTCGACGCCGTGATCTCGCGGCTGATCGACATCCAGATGGCGATCCCGGCGATTCCGCTCGCCATGCTGTTCGCGGCCGTATTGCCGCCCGGCGAGGGCATGGTGATCACGATCATCGTCCTGACCTACTGGACCTGGTATGCGCGAATCGTCCGCGGCGAGGTGCTCAGCCTGCGCGAACGGGACTTCATCACCGTGGCCAGGGTCGCGGGTGTCTCGAGCCCGATGATCCTGATCCGCCACCTGACCCCGAACGTCCTGAACACGCTGCTCGTGCTGGCGACGCTCCAGTTCGGCAGCGTGATCGTCTTCGAAGCGGGCTTGAGCTTCCTGGGGCTCGGCATTCAGCCGCCCCAGGTGTCGTGGGGCGGCATGCTGGCGGACGGTCGCAACTTCATCGAGGTCGCCTGGTGGCTGATCACGATGCCGGGGATTGCGATCATGGCTTCGTGTCTGGCGTCCAACCTGCTCGGCGACTGGCTGCGCGACACGTTCGATCCGAAGAGGCGGATCACGTAG
- a CDS encoding c-type cytochrome has translation MFPVESTRRQGFLPAALLLASSLLWADGLAAQNVLSKALQDRVQENPHTTEADVEAGAKVFRRSCSLCHGADGTGGDGPDLTRGVFRHGSSDAALFRNVLTGIPNSGMGGIYQPDKSIWQVVSYVRSLSRGGGEEEVPGDPRRGRLLYMSRGSCSDCHRLNGSGGRIGPDLSDLGWRRAPAHIRASITDPAESVAADYRTVEVRTNDGGVVRGVLRNEDRYSIQLFDEFENLRSFRKTDLAVIDKPEESLMPPLSSFFRGRDLDDLVAYLYSLRPE, from the coding sequence ATGTTTCCGGTCGAATCGACACGCAGACAGGGCTTCCTTCCGGCGGCGCTTCTCCTGGCCTCGAGCCTCTTGTGGGCCGACGGCCTGGCCGCCCAGAACGTGCTCTCGAAGGCGCTCCAGGACCGTGTCCAGGAGAATCCCCACACCACCGAGGCCGACGTCGAGGCCGGCGCCAAGGTGTTCCGCCGCAGTTGCTCCCTCTGCCATGGCGCCGACGGCACCGGCGGCGACGGTCCCGACCTGACCCGCGGCGTGTTCCGTCACGGCAGCAGCGATGCCGCGCTGTTCCGGAACGTCCTGACCGGCATCCCGAACAGCGGTATGGGCGGTATCTACCAGCCGGACAAGTCGATCTGGCAGGTCGTGTCCTATGTGCGCTCGCTCAGCCGGGGCGGCGGCGAGGAAGAGGTGCCGGGCGACCCGAGACGTGGCCGGCTGCTGTACATGAGCCGCGGCTCCTGCTCCGATTGCCACCGGCTGAACGGCTCGGGCGGCCGCATCGGCCCCGATCTGAGCGATCTGGGCTGGCGGCGCGCGCCAGCTCACATCCGTGCCTCGATCACGGATCCCGCGGAATCGGTGGCGGCTGACTACCGCACCGTCGAAGTCAGGACGAACGACGGGGGCGTCGTCCGGGGCGTGCTGCGCAACGAGGACCGCTACTCGATCCAGCTCTTCGACGAGTTCGAGAACCTCCGGTCCTTCCGGAAGACGGACCTCGCGGTGATCGACAAGCCGGAGGAGTCTCTGATGCCTCCGCTGAGCAGTTTCTTCCGTGGCCGCGATTTGGACGATCTCGTGGCCTATCTCTACTCGCTGCGACCGGAGTGA
- a CDS encoding PQQ-dependent dehydrogenase, methanol/ethanol family, protein MTNTGCAGTPAGIRREAPAPKRRLGAVGLGAFLLAAAGVSAQGVVSYERLEAAADEPANWLMYSGEFNSQRFSRLDEIDRSNAADLQLRWVRQMPTLGRLETTPLVIDEVMYATTPDNVVIALDARTGQQYWSYAQELPDQLALCCGKQNRGVAVRGDRLYMGTIDAHLVSLDAKTGAVIWDTEVGNPRTGQSITAAPMVIRDLVITGIGGGEYGIRGFLDAYDADTGELRWRSYTIPGPGEPGNETWEGDSWKTGGAPTWMTGSYDPELDLLYWGTGNPGPDWNGEVREGDNLHSDSVLAIRPETGEIVWTFQFTPHDVHDWDACQVPILFDAEYQGEQRKLMAFANRNAFFYLLDRETGEFLFAREFARQTWAEGIDQETGRPIRVPNMFPSEEGTLVAPTIGGAANWFSPTYSPDTGLFYIQAYDAEMLYYMAEAEYEEGELFVGGYGKPAGPGDQYVSAVRALDPLTGDRVWEYQVQPRSTSGLLATRGGLVFGGSVAGIFYALDAESGEELWHRRLGGNVFAAPISYEAGGQQHVTIAAGRALFTFALPEPE, encoded by the coding sequence ATGACAAACACTGGGTGCGCCGGCACCCCCGCCGGCATCCGGCGCGAAGCGCCGGCTCCGAAGAGGCGGCTCGGCGCTGTCGGTCTTGGGGCTTTCCTGCTCGCGGCCGCGGGCGTCTCCGCCCAGGGCGTCGTGTCCTACGAACGGCTCGAGGCGGCGGCGGACGAGCCGGCTAACTGGCTCATGTACTCGGGCGAGTTCAACAGCCAGCGCTTCAGCCGCCTCGACGAGATCGATCGCTCGAACGCGGCGGATCTGCAACTCCGCTGGGTTCGTCAGATGCCAACACTCGGTCGCCTGGAAACGACACCCCTGGTGATCGACGAGGTGATGTACGCGACGACGCCGGACAACGTGGTGATCGCGCTCGATGCGCGCACCGGCCAGCAGTACTGGTCCTACGCTCAAGAACTGCCGGATCAGCTCGCACTCTGCTGCGGAAAGCAGAACCGGGGCGTGGCCGTTCGGGGCGATCGCCTCTACATGGGCACGATCGACGCGCACCTGGTCTCCCTGGACGCCAAGACCGGCGCGGTGATCTGGGACACGGAGGTGGGCAACCCGCGCACGGGGCAGTCGATCACGGCGGCGCCCATGGTCATCCGCGACCTGGTGATCACCGGGATCGGCGGCGGCGAGTACGGCATCCGCGGCTTCCTCGACGCCTACGACGCGGACACCGGCGAACTTCGCTGGCGCAGCTACACGATTCCGGGACCGGGCGAACCAGGCAACGAGACCTGGGAGGGCGACTCCTGGAAGACGGGCGGCGCGCCGACCTGGATGACGGGCTCCTACGACCCCGAGCTCGATCTCCTCTACTGGGGAACCGGCAATCCGGGGCCGGACTGGAACGGTGAGGTCCGGGAGGGCGACAACCTGCACTCGGATTCCGTTCTGGCGATCCGGCCGGAAACGGGCGAGATCGTCTGGACCTTCCAGTTCACGCCCCACGACGTCCACGACTGGGACGCGTGCCAGGTGCCGATTCTGTTCGACGCCGAGTACCAGGGCGAGCAGCGCAAGCTGATGGCCTTCGCCAACCGGAACGCCTTCTTCTACCTGCTGGACCGCGAGACCGGGGAGTTCCTGTTCGCGCGCGAGTTCGCGCGCCAGACCTGGGCCGAGGGGATCGACCAGGAGACCGGCCGGCCGATCCGGGTGCCGAACATGTTCCCCAGCGAGGAAGGAACCCTGGTCGCGCCAACGATCGGCGGGGCGGCCAACTGGTTCTCGCCCACCTACAGCCCCGACACCGGCCTCTTCTACATCCAGGCCTACGACGCGGAGATGCTCTACTACATGGCCGAGGCCGAGTACGAGGAGGGCGAACTCTTCGTCGGCGGCTACGGCAAGCCGGCCGGGCCCGGCGACCAGTACGTCAGCGCCGTGCGGGCGCTCGATCCGCTGACCGGGGACCGCGTGTGGGAGTACCAGGTGCAGCCCCGGTCCACCTCGGGCCTGCTCGCCACGAGAGGCGGCCTGGTGTTCGGCGGCAGCGTGGCGGGCATCTTCTACGCCCTCGACGCCGAAAGCGGCGAGGAGCTCTGGCACCGCCGCTTGGGCGGCAACGTCTTTGCGGCGCCGATCAGCTACGAGGCGGGCGGGCAGCAGCACGTGACGATCGCGGCGGGGCGGGCGCTGTTCACGTTCGCGTTGCCGGAGCCGGAGTAG
- a CDS encoding thermonuclease family protein, which translates to MRSREVRPLLRHPFTVRCGFAFLFGVLAAAAAPGQLVERVVDGDTIIVEGVGRVRLIGVDTPETVHPNRPVEFFGKEASAFTKRLLEGKRVRLEYDQGRQDRYGRTLAYVYLDDGTFVNAEIIRLGYGHAYTRFPFRHMEAFRQFEREARDNRRGLWGTAVGGSNPPD; encoded by the coding sequence GTGCGCTCTCGCGAAGTGCGCCCCCTGCTCCGCCATCCGTTCACCGTCCGCTGCGGCTTTGCGTTCCTGTTCGGCGTCCTGGCCGCCGCCGCGGCGCCGGGCCAGTTGGTGGAGCGCGTCGTCGACGGCGACACGATCATCGTCGAGGGAGTGGGTCGCGTCCGCCTGATCGGCGTGGACACACCGGAGACCGTCCACCCGAACCGGCCGGTCGAGTTCTTCGGCAAGGAGGCAAGCGCCTTCACGAAGCGACTGCTTGAGGGGAAGCGGGTGCGGCTCGAGTACGACCAGGGACGGCAGGATCGCTACGGCCGCACCCTGGCCTACGTCTACCTGGACGACGGGACGTTCGTGAACGCCGAGATCATCCGGCTCGGCTACGGCCACGCCTACACGCGGTTCCCCTTCCGGCACATGGAAGCGTTCCGGCAGTTCGAGCGAGAGGCCCGGGACAACCGGAGAGGCCTGTGGGGCACCGCCGTCGGCGGCTCGAACCCACCGGACTGA
- a CDS encoding ABC transporter substrate-binding protein — MRRGVVAAACLCSACLLPLPVVAGDDAHVVVAFAAEPTQIDPTRTSAGVDQYFMALFYEQLLAAGPDLRQRNWLAESWRLFERDGVWLIGIELRRGVRFHNGDELTAHDLRYCYLRQRDPGLSRQAGRWRHVADVRVLGDYELEIVFKGLPDSALLPLNLDLWAIPRRYYEEVGNEGVQAHPIGTGPWKFVSRSVREEIVVERFDDYWDPDALPGIRRLTIKIIPEDTTRVAAFKTGAVDWIDAVPPAQVADFERTPGVKVASLPTSNNLFLALNALDPRSPLGDVRVRRAVAHAIDFDAIIRYILHGQGIRTVQVTPGAPGHDPALKPYAFDPDRSRELLRQAGFARGINVNCYNLTTPREPYLKEVGEAMFAYLTAAGIRCRIVQLEYGAWINLGRRDARPEMDGIASWMWGHGALGDPTDPWGGHLHSYGDGWGWYSYHDDPELDEMVETLRVTVDPEAKEALIRELARLKHERVAGGVPTYRPLVTLAWRDTLRFEPWPQANWRMMRDIGLADRSPGR, encoded by the coding sequence ATGCGGCGTGGAGTTGTAGCGGCGGCGTGCCTGTGCAGTGCCTGCCTGCTGCCGCTACCGGTCGTGGCCGGCGACGACGCGCACGTCGTCGTCGCCTTTGCCGCGGAACCGACGCAGATCGACCCGACGCGGACCTCGGCCGGCGTCGACCAGTACTTCATGGCGCTGTTCTACGAGCAGTTGCTCGCGGCGGGGCCGGACCTCAGGCAGCGGAACTGGCTGGCCGAGTCCTGGCGGTTGTTCGAGCGCGACGGGGTCTGGCTGATCGGCATCGAGTTGCGGCGCGGCGTCCGGTTCCACAACGGCGACGAACTGACGGCGCACGACCTGCGGTACTGCTATCTCCGCCAGCGGGATCCGGGCCTGTCGCGGCAGGCCGGGCGCTGGCGGCACGTCGCCGACGTGCGCGTGCTCGGCGACTACGAGCTGGAGATCGTCTTCAAGGGTCTGCCGGACTCGGCGCTGTTGCCGCTCAACCTGGACCTCTGGGCCATCCCGCGCCGCTACTACGAGGAGGTCGGGAACGAGGGCGTGCAGGCTCATCCGATCGGGACCGGGCCCTGGAAGTTCGTGTCGCGCAGCGTGCGCGAGGAGATCGTGGTGGAGCGGTTCGACGACTACTGGGATCCCGACGCGCTGCCGGGCATCCGCCGTCTCACGATCAAGATCATCCCCGAGGACACGACCCGGGTCGCCGCCTTCAAGACCGGCGCGGTCGACTGGATCGACGCGGTGCCTCCCGCCCAGGTCGCCGACTTCGAGCGCACTCCCGGCGTGAAGGTCGCGTCGCTGCCGACGAGCAACAACCTGTTCCTCGCGTTGAACGCTCTCGATCCGAGAAGTCCCTTGGGAGACGTCCGGGTGCGACGGGCGGTGGCGCACGCGATCGACTTCGACGCGATCATCCGGTACATCCTCCACGGGCAGGGCATCCGGACGGTCCAGGTGACGCCGGGGGCGCCGGGCCATGACCCCGCGCTGAAGCCGTACGCTTTCGATCCGGACCGCTCACGCGAACTGCTGCGGCAGGCCGGCTTCGCCCGCGGCATCAACGTGAACTGCTACAACCTGACGACGCCGCGCGAGCCGTACCTCAAGGAAGTGGGCGAGGCGATGTTCGCCTACCTGACCGCCGCGGGCATCCGCTGCCGGATTGTCCAGCTCGAGTACGGCGCCTGGATCAACCTCGGCCGACGGGACGCCCGCCCCGAGATGGACGGCATCGCGAGTTGGATGTGGGGCCACGGCGCTCTCGGCGATCCGACCGACCCCTGGGGTGGCCACCTCCATTCCTATGGTGACGGTTGGGGCTGGTACTCGTACCACGACGACCCGGAACTGGATGAGATGGTCGAGACGCTGCGCGTGACGGTCGACCCGGAGGCGAAGGAGGCGCTGATCCGGGAGCTCGCCCGGCTCAAGCACGAACGCGTGGCCGGCGGCGTGCCGACCTACCGGCCGCTCGTGACGTTGGCCTGGCGTGACACGCTTCGTTTCGAGCCGTGGCCTCAGGCCAACTGGCGGATGATGCGGGACATCGGCTTGGCGGACCGATCGCCCGGTCGGTGA
- a CDS encoding GNAT family protein, which yields MSQSTLNSLGQPVGRALDDWSAPPSPSRTSLVGRHCRVEPLDPARHTGDLYEATAADTEGRIWTYLNYGPFGSSNELRSWAEAAAASEDPLFFAIVDEADGRAAGVASYLRIAPAVGSIEVGSICYPPRLQRTTAATEAMVLMMRYVFQLGYRRYEWKCDRLNAPSIAAAERLGFTFEGVFRQATIFRGLNRDTAWFAIVDRDWEQLNARYKRWLSPGNFDAAGAQRESLSALTAPFVHRRFASW from the coding sequence ATGAGCCAGTCGACCCTCAATTCTCTCGGCCAGCCCGTCGGGCGCGCGCTCGACGACTGGAGCGCCCCGCCGTCTCCCTCCCGCACTTCGCTGGTTGGACGCCATTGTCGCGTTGAGCCCCTCGATCCCGCTCGCCACACCGGAGACCTGTACGAAGCCACCGCGGCCGACACTGAGGGCCGCATCTGGACCTACCTCAACTACGGTCCGTTCGGCTCATCCAACGAACTCCGGTCATGGGCCGAAGCCGCGGCAGCAAGCGAAGATCCACTCTTCTTCGCCATCGTGGACGAAGCGGACGGACGAGCGGCCGGCGTTGCGTCGTATCTGCGGATCGCGCCCGCCGTGGGTTCGATCGAAGTCGGCAGCATCTGCTACCCGCCCCGTCTCCAACGGACCACGGCGGCCACGGAGGCGATGGTCTTGATGATGCGCTACGTCTTCCAGCTCGGCTACCGGCGCTACGAATGGAAGTGCGACCGCTTGAACGCACCTTCCATCGCCGCCGCCGAGCGCCTCGGCTTCACCTTTGAAGGCGTGTTCCGGCAAGCCACGATATTCCGGGGACTGAACCGCGACACAGCGTGGTTCGCGATCGTCGACCGGGACTGGGAACAGCTCAACGCCCGCTACAAACGATGGCTCTCCCCGGGTAACTTCGACGCCGCCGGGGCGCAGCGGGAGTCCCTCTCGGCACTCACCGCTCCCTTCGTCCACCGGCGCTTCGCGTCCTGGTGA
- a CDS encoding thiol-disulfide isomerase has product MNRIPPLRSAAMVTAVALLAAPAASQALNLDQPTFVDDIAPILHENCASCHQPDEIAPMALRTYREVRPWARSIARAVENRDMPPWDADPGFGPFSNDISLSDAEIEAITRWAGSGAPRGDGDEPVYEPPASAGEWAFGEPDWVYEFDPFEVAADGPDEFAVFPVETGFKEDRWIRAVEVQPGDREVVHHFILWRAAPDSEVQDAWIDAWAAGARPNEFPPGTARLLPAGQNLLGDFHYHPNGTASTDKTRIGIWFAEPDEVEKELINLWVMNSTFKIPAGDPNHEARANHVFAEDVVIRSLAPHMHYRGKDMKYTAFLPNGDELDLLSVSRYDFNWQTGYNFVEPVALPAGTRVEVTAHWDNSADNPHNPDPTIDVTWGTDSTDEMLIGFVDFVAAEGVSPKPASPVIAKLAELAQTHPGQAWRFDVQREPGKGPEPTAMLLPRGGVPGGWFVQFGTLVLPAPIVDIVWDGNNVTATAETPGNTMQLKGSIQDDGTLRMDMGPGEMVGTPAENETPATLPTG; this is encoded by the coding sequence ATGAACCGGATCCCCCCGCTCCGCAGCGCAGCCATGGTCACCGCCGTCGCGTTGCTCGCCGCTCCCGCGGCGAGCCAGGCCCTGAACCTGGACCAGCCCACGTTCGTCGACGACATCGCGCCGATCCTCCACGAGAATTGCGCTTCCTGCCATCAGCCGGACGAGATCGCGCCAATGGCGCTCCGCACCTACCGCGAGGTGCGCCCGTGGGCGCGCTCGATCGCCCGGGCGGTCGAGAACCGCGACATGCCGCCTTGGGACGCCGACCCGGGCTTCGGGCCCTTCTCGAACGACATCTCCCTGAGCGACGCGGAGATCGAGGCGATCACCCGCTGGGCCGGCAGCGGCGCTCCTCGCGGCGACGGAGACGAACCCGTCTACGAGCCTCCGGCAAGCGCCGGTGAGTGGGCCTTCGGCGAACCGGACTGGGTCTACGAGTTCGATCCGTTCGAGGTCGCGGCGGACGGGCCCGACGAGTTCGCCGTGTTTCCGGTCGAGACCGGCTTCAAGGAAGATCGCTGGATCCGGGCCGTCGAGGTTCAGCCCGGCGACCGGGAGGTCGTCCACCACTTCATCCTCTGGCGCGCGGCCCCGGACAGCGAGGTCCAGGACGCCTGGATCGACGCCTGGGCTGCCGGCGCCAGGCCCAACGAGTTCCCGCCCGGAACCGCCCGCCTGTTGCCTGCAGGCCAGAACCTGCTCGGCGACTTCCACTACCACCCGAACGGCACGGCCTCGACCGACAAGACGCGCATCGGCATCTGGTTCGCCGAGCCGGACGAGGTCGAGAAGGAACTGATCAACCTCTGGGTCATGAACTCCACGTTCAAGATCCCCGCCGGCGACCCGAACCACGAGGCCCGCGCGAACCACGTGTTCGCCGAGGACGTCGTCATCCGCTCGCTTGCACCGCATATGCACTACCGCGGCAAGGACATGAAGTACACCGCGTTCCTGCCCAACGGCGACGAGCTGGATTTGCTCAGCGTCAGCCGCTACGACTTCAACTGGCAGACCGGCTACAACTTCGTCGAGCCGGTCGCCCTGCCGGCCGGCACGCGGGTCGAGGTCACCGCCCACTGGGACAACTCGGCCGACAACCCCCACAACCCCGATCCGACGATCGACGTCACCTGGGGCACCGACTCGACCGACGAGATGCTGATCGGCTTCGTCGACTTCGTGGCCGCAGAGGGCGTCAGTCCGAAGCCGGCAAGCCCCGTCATCGCCAAGCTGGCGGAACTGGCCCAGACCCATCCCGGCCAGGCGTGGCGCTTCGACGTCCAGCGCGAGCCCGGCAAGGGTCCCGAGCCGACCGCCATGCTCCTTCCCCGCGGCGGCGTCCCGGGCGGCTGGTTCGTCCAGTTCGGCACCCTCGTGCTACCGGCGCCGATCGTCGACATTGTCTGGGACGGCAACAACGTGACCGCCACCGCGGAGACGCCCGGCAACACGATGCAGCTCAAGGGTTCCATCCAGGACGACGGCACGCTGCGGATGGACATGGGTCCCGGCGAGATGGTCGGCACGCCGGCCGAGAACGAGACCCCGGCCACTTTGCCGACCGGCTGA